Proteins from a genomic interval of Paenibacillus sp. FSL R5-0623:
- a CDS encoding sugar ABC transporter permease translates to MAKLADPVQVKAIPSARKRALHRTNVIGWLFASPWAIGLLCFYAIPMLMSIYFSFTTYSILQPGEFIGMNNYKELFHDPLFWKSIYNTIYFTVFFVPLSIFFGVALAMMLNMKVKGMAVFRTIFFLPTLVPQVALAVLWMWLLHPNFGLVNGMLANIGIDGPAWLGGESWSKPSLILMSLWGIGQAVVIYLAGLGDIPEEYYEAAQIDGANWFQKTRKVTLPLLTPVIFYNLVMGMIGAFQQFTLPYTLTKGQGTPANSMTFYVMYLYENGFRYFKMGYASAMAWILFIIVMALTGIIFITSKRWVHYQGK, encoded by the coding sequence ATGGCGAAACTGGCCGATCCAGTTCAAGTAAAAGCAATTCCATCGGCAAGGAAACGAGCACTCCACAGAACTAACGTGATTGGGTGGCTGTTTGCTTCACCTTGGGCTATAGGGCTGCTATGCTTTTATGCAATTCCCATGCTAATGTCCATCTACTTCAGCTTCACGACTTACAGCATTCTACAGCCTGGTGAATTTATCGGAATGAATAATTATAAAGAGCTTTTTCATGATCCTTTGTTTTGGAAATCCATATACAACACGATTTATTTTACGGTATTTTTTGTTCCATTAAGTATATTTTTCGGTGTGGCACTCGCTATGATGTTGAATATGAAGGTCAAGGGTATGGCTGTATTCAGAACGATCTTTTTCTTACCTACTCTCGTGCCACAAGTGGCTCTGGCTGTTCTGTGGATGTGGCTGTTACATCCAAACTTCGGATTGGTGAACGGGATGTTAGCGAATATCGGTATCGATGGGCCCGCTTGGCTTGGTGGTGAGTCGTGGTCCAAGCCCTCTCTCATTCTGATGTCGCTTTGGGGTATTGGGCAAGCTGTCGTTATCTACCTTGCAGGATTAGGAGACATCCCTGAGGAGTACTATGAAGCGGCGCAAATCGATGGAGCTAACTGGTTTCAGAAAACGAGAAAGGTAACCCTGCCTTTGCTCACTCCCGTTATTTTCTACAACCTTGTCATGGGAATGATTGGTGCATTCCAACAGTTTACTCTTCCCTATACATTGACCAAAGGGCAAGGAACTCCTGCAAATTCCATGACTTTTTACGTCATGTATTTATATGAGAACGGCTTTAGGTATTTCAAAATGGGTTATGCCTCCGCAATGGCCTGGATCTTATTTATTATCGTTATGGCATTAACCGGAATTATTTTTATTACGTCTAAACGCTGGGTTCATTATCAAGGGAAATAA
- a CDS encoding carbohydrate ABC transporter permease, whose protein sequence is MNPTAIKRINRALAYVCLTVASAFFMIPFIWLLSTSLKPLTQIFTFPPEWIPRPILWSNYSRAVEYIPFWTYLKNTAIITIVSTLGVIISCPLVAYSFAKLEYRGRGILFFVTLAVMMIPGQVTMIPLFLLFTKLGWVGTPLPLIVPQFFGVPIYIFLLRQFFMGLPDALREAARLDGASEFRIYLQIMFPLAKSAVLAVALFQFMGSWTDFMGPLLYLTNEPSYTVSLGLQQFQSQKGSEWGLLMAVSTLMTLPIIVLFFFLQKTFISGITFSGIKG, encoded by the coding sequence ATGAATCCTACCGCTATCAAAAGAATCAATCGTGCGTTAGCCTATGTATGTCTAACTGTTGCTTCTGCATTTTTCATGATTCCGTTCATTTGGCTGCTTTCGACTTCTCTTAAACCACTCACACAAATCTTTACATTCCCACCAGAGTGGATTCCGCGTCCAATTCTGTGGAGTAATTATTCCCGTGCTGTTGAGTACATCCCTTTCTGGACATATCTGAAAAACACGGCGATTATAACAATCGTTAGTACGCTTGGTGTAATCATATCCTGTCCCTTGGTTGCATATAGTTTTGCCAAGTTAGAGTACCGTGGGAGAGGTATACTTTTCTTTGTTACCCTTGCTGTTATGATGATCCCCGGACAGGTGACAATGATTCCTCTATTCCTGTTGTTTACTAAATTAGGTTGGGTAGGAACACCTCTTCCCCTGATTGTACCCCAATTTTTTGGAGTGCCCATTTACATTTTTCTATTGCGGCAGTTTTTCATGGGACTGCCTGATGCCCTGCGCGAAGCGGCCCGCTTAGACGGCGCTAGTGAGTTCCGCATATATTTACAGATCATGTTTCCACTAGCCAAATCCGCCGTTTTAGCGGTGGCATTGTTTCAATTTATGGGGAGCTGGACTGATTTCATGGGCCCCTTGCTCTATTTAACCAATGAACCATCTTACACGGTTTCGCTCGGATTGCAGCAATTTCAGAGTCAAAAAGGATCCGAATGGGGTCTATTAATGGCCGTATCCACCTTGATGACATTACCTATTATCGTTTTGTTCTTTTTTCTTCAAAAGACGTTTATTAGCGGCATTACATTTAGCGGTATAAAAGGTTGA
- a CDS encoding DUF3024 domain-containing protein, whose protein sequence is MDDFTKKRIQKIMDHYTENAVPEHVKSQIKISYKIRRKNVTLIEERQAFQSDQWVQMPVAQFRLDEKAWKVYWQDSKGKWHFIDDIEPNENFETQLRIVDEGHNGMFWG, encoded by the coding sequence ATGGATGATTTTACGAAAAAACGCATTCAAAAGATTATGGACCATTACACCGAGAATGCTGTACCCGAGCATGTGAAAAGTCAGATAAAGATTAGTTATAAAATCAGAAGGAAAAATGTGACGTTAATTGAAGAAAGACAAGCCTTTCAAAGTGATCAATGGGTACAGATGCCGGTAGCGCAGTTCAGATTGGATGAGAAGGCATGGAAAGTGTATTGGCAGGACAGTAAAGGCAAATGGCATTTCATCGATGATATCGAACCGAACGAAAATTTTGAAACACAACTCAGGATCGTTGACGAAGGTCATAACGGAATGTTCTGGGGTTAA
- a CDS encoding DUF3885 domain-containing protein, which yields MDPKTYLAEHFPNLTLEPPLFYNWEVAIRFELGNSLMFGMSTEHYMEQVYHRSLELFKALHDQEDEVLLITQAYFADKPKHKVKKLNLYRKYIKKKEPIRALSLEKFPGLDCEPDDILDPKDNMYRYWTKCRVEDLKYNQLIKAICNHDVGIKPRIYHRVYFINISKKTIFQIYDDRGCDVISASREELMDIYTEYNDWILDYDRDRINNVFLG from the coding sequence ATGGACCCGAAGACATACCTGGCAGAGCATTTTCCAAACCTGACCTTAGAACCGCCTCTTTTTTATAATTGGGAAGTTGCAATACGATTCGAACTTGGCAATTCTCTGATGTTTGGAATGAGTACGGAGCATTACATGGAACAAGTTTATCATCGATCACTTGAATTATTTAAGGCTCTTCATGATCAAGAAGATGAAGTCCTCTTAATAACTCAAGCTTATTTTGCAGATAAGCCTAAACACAAAGTGAAGAAGTTGAACCTGTACAGGAAATATATCAAGAAGAAAGAGCCGATTAGAGCCTTGAGCCTTGAGAAATTTCCAGGTTTGGATTGTGAACCGGATGACATCCTAGACCCAAAGGACAACATGTATAGGTACTGGACTAAATGTAGAGTTGAGGACTTGAAATATAATCAGTTAATCAAAGCTATATGTAATCATGATGTTGGAATTAAGCCAAGGATTTATCATAGGGTGTATTTCATTAATATAAGTAAGAAAACGATATTTCAGATCTATGATGATAGAGGTTGCGATGTTATTTCAGCATCAAGGGAAGAGCTAATGGATATTTATACAGAATATAACGATTGGATTTTAGATTATGATAGAGACAGAATTAACAATGTATTTCTAGGATAA
- a CDS encoding histidine phosphatase family protein, with protein sequence MKTIVYMVRHAESPYTEGTERTRGLTLEGKVNAERITEILTNEGIDAIVSSPYARAILTLEGVAAALGLDIQIMEDLRERHFSDDMIADEEFEPASKKMFDDPDYALSGGESNTVCQNRAVGVLKQILEEYKGKKVTIGTHGHVMTLMMNYFDSSYGLDFMNQTKKPDIYRLQFDEMELENVTRLWGK encoded by the coding sequence ATGAAGACCATTGTGTATATGGTTAGGCATGCGGAGTCACCGTATACGGAAGGAACGGAAAGGACCAGAGGACTTACTTTGGAGGGCAAGGTGAATGCAGAACGAATAACGGAAATCTTAACGAATGAAGGAATAGACGCCATTGTCTCAAGTCCTTATGCCAGGGCTATTCTAACCTTAGAAGGTGTGGCAGCAGCGTTAGGATTAGATATTCAGATCATGGAGGATCTTCGGGAAAGACATTTTTCAGATGATATGATTGCGGATGAAGAGTTCGAGCCTGCTTCGAAGAAGATGTTTGATGACCCTGATTATGCATTGTCAGGAGGCGAGTCGAACACGGTTTGCCAGAATAGGGCAGTGGGCGTTTTGAAACAGATTTTAGAAGAATACAAGGGTAAAAAGGTGACGATCGGCACACACGGACATGTAATGACGTTAATGATGAATTACTTTGATTCGAGTTACGGATTGGATTTCATGAATCAAACCAAGAAACCGGACATTTATCGATTACAATTTGACGAGATGGAATTAGAGAACGTGACAAGGCTATGGGGCAAATAG
- a CDS encoding dienelactone hydrolase family protein, protein MNKDNSKPTLMIILHEIYGINDHIKYFSDMLIMKGFDVVIPNLIGRESFTYDEEDRAYQHFYNKIGLTQALSKVVDVVNLKRDKYEYIFIIGFSVGATIAWMSSEHGVDGIIGFYGSRIRNYLEIEPSCPTLLIFARHEESVNVLDLEAKLRVKKHTNIKVIEAEHGFMNPYYSAYNNHECLECIEKCKEFLMQIVEEDTVIR, encoded by the coding sequence ATGAATAAAGATAATTCCAAACCAACTTTAATGATTATACTTCACGAGATTTATGGAATAAACGATCATATTAAGTACTTTAGTGACATGTTGATCATGAAAGGTTTTGATGTCGTAATTCCAAATCTCATTGGTCGGGAGTCATTTACATATGATGAAGAGGATAGGGCATATCAACATTTTTATAACAAAATTGGATTAACCCAAGCATTATCTAAAGTAGTAGATGTAGTAAATCTTAAAAGAGATAAGTATGAATATATTTTCATTATAGGTTTTAGCGTAGGTGCAACAATTGCATGGATGAGTAGCGAGCATGGAGTCGATGGAATTATTGGATTTTATGGATCGAGAATAAGAAATTATTTAGAGATAGAACCAAGTTGTCCAACCTTGTTAATTTTCGCAAGACATGAGGAATCAGTGAATGTATTAGACTTAGAAGCAAAATTACGGGTTAAAAAGCATACGAATATAAAAGTTATAGAAGCCGAACATGGATTTATGAACCCATATTATAGTGCATACAATAACCATGAGTGTTTGGAATGTATAGAGAAATGCAAGGAATTTCTTATGCAAATCGTCGAAGAAGACACAGTCATCCGATGA
- a CDS encoding NAD(P)-dependent alcohol dehydrogenase: MKAVICTNYGPPEVLQMKEMEKPKPKDHEVLIKVFAATAHIGDTRIRRADPFLVRLVFGMLKPRKNLILGLEISGVIESVGKDVQSFKEGDKVFGLTGFCGGYAEYICLPEKVKKGTGEKKGMVAIKPNNLSYEEAAAVPSGALTALKNLQKAKIKPGQKILIYGASGSLGTYAIQLAKYYEAEVTAVCSKSNFGLVESIGADKVIDYTEEDFTQSETKYDIVYDAVIKAEPSQCQKILTPNGVFLNNSRLPKMEEADLLFLKELIEENKLKPIIDRTYTLDEIVEAHRYVDTGRKKGNVAITVR, encoded by the coding sequence ATGAAAGCTGTGATTTGCACCAATTACGGACCGCCAGAAGTGCTGCAGATGAAAGAGATGGAAAAGCCTAAACCGAAAGACCATGAGGTTTTAATTAAAGTTTTTGCAGCCACTGCACATATTGGTGATACCCGTATTCGAAGAGCGGATCCATTCTTGGTGAGACTTGTATTTGGCATGCTGAAGCCCAGGAAAAATTTAATACTTGGCCTGGAAATATCCGGTGTGATTGAGTCGGTAGGGAAAGACGTACAATCCTTTAAGGAAGGAGACAAGGTCTTTGGGCTTACAGGCTTTTGTGGGGGTTATGCCGAATACATTTGTTTACCTGAAAAAGTGAAAAAAGGAACCGGAGAAAAAAAGGGAATGGTTGCAATAAAGCCCAACAATCTATCCTACGAAGAAGCTGCGGCCGTTCCATCGGGAGCACTTACAGCTTTGAAAAATTTGCAAAAAGCAAAAATCAAGCCAGGTCAGAAAATATTGATCTATGGAGCATCCGGTAGCCTTGGGACCTATGCAATCCAACTTGCGAAATACTATGAGGCAGAAGTCACAGCGGTGTGCAGTAAAAGTAATTTTGGATTGGTAGAATCTATAGGAGCGGATAAAGTAATCGATTATACCGAAGAAGACTTTACGCAATCAGAAACTAAATACGATATCGTTTATGATGCCGTAATAAAAGCCGAACCCTCACAATGCCAAAAAATCCTAACACCCAATGGTGTTTTTCTAAACAACAGTCGCCTTCCGAAAATGGAAGAAGCCGATTTACTCTTTCTCAAAGAGTTGATCGAGGAAAACAAACTAAAACCAATCATCGATCGAACCTATACT